attgtcgtctccttgtgacaaacagccagatatcgagaagcaagaacaggatcggctgtatgtcctccattgttgtttgcggttagctttcagtttttgcgCGATCTGCCGGCTCTCAAGATGAGACAACTTTGCACCTCTGTCTATTAACCTCAAACTGATGGGTTAGTTGAACGCTTTAACAAAACCTTTAAATCAATGTTGAAGAAGATAGTTGATAAAGATGGCTGTAGCTGGGACCAGCTTCTACCCTATGTCTCATCCACTGGCTCCTCCCCTTTTGAGCTGCTGTATGGGAGACAGCCCAGAGGCCTCCTTGACATCGCAAAAGAAGCCTGGGAAGAGCAACCAAGTCCCCATCGGAGCCTTGTTGAACATGTGGAGAAGATGCAGGCTCATATGAAAGATGTGTAGCCAATGGTGAGGGGGGCACATGGCGAGTGTACATTAGAGGGGCCCAACCTCAGGAGTTCCTACCAGGGAACAAAGTGCTCATCTTAATTCCCACCACTGGGCACAAGCTCTTGTGGTGTCTCCTGGCAAGGACCCTACGAGGTAGCAGAGAAGGTTGGTCCAGTCAACTACAAGGTATTTCAGCTGGGGCGACGCAAAACCACCCAAATCTAACATGTGAACCTTTTAAAAAAGTGCAGGTTCGACATGCCTGAGATGCGCTTCTGTGTTGTGGTTCCCCTGATGTGATCACCTCTTGCTGAAGTATTTCATGGTCCCGGCTTATCAAAAGCACAGCTACAACAAACCAGGGAGCTGGTCCAGCAGAATTTGGATGTGTTCTCTGCACAACCTGGGCACACATCAATTATTGAACATCATATTACCACGGAACCAGAACAGAAGGTAAAATCGCCCCCCTACAGGGTGGCTGGAGCAAGAAGGACAGCCATTGAACAAGATGTTGGCTCTAGAAGTGAAAGAAGAATCCTACAGTGAGTAGACCAGTGACTGATGGACAGGGTTTTAAAGCCACATTGTGAGTATGCAGCTGCATATCTAGAGGATGTAGTCATTCAAAGTGACACCTGGGAGAGCCTGGTAAAGCTGGCAGCTGACCTAGAACTTCTCCGGAAAGCCGGCTTAACAGCCAACCCCAAAAAGTGCAAGCTTGGTCTGGAGGAAGCCGAATATCTGCCTCAGAGGTAGTCATAGGGGCAGTACTCTCCCAGGAAGTTTTGAGGAACATtcccattatatatatatatatatatatatatatatatatatatatatacacaccagTCAGAAACTCAAGAAAACAAAGATATTCCACGGTATAAGCTCTAGCCAGTAAAATGGGCATTGGAACGCCTCCGTTATTACCTCTGGGGACGCGACTTCACTCTGGTGACCGACCATGCTTCTCTAATCTGGAtggccaataaaaaaaaagagactactGCAAAGGTAGGAAGATGGTTCATCCCGTTACAGGAGTTTAACTTATGGTGGTTACTTCAAGGACAGATCTGAAGTttttgtcgacgaaaactagactaaaactaagaaggattaaaatgactaaaacgaagactaaatcaaaaatagctgccaaaatcaACACTGCTCCATTAGAAGTAAATCCCGGTAAATCAGCTAGCGGCCAGGTCTGATTCCCTTAAATTCAATTTAGTTTGGCGAACACGCTCTGGAGATAAATATCTAGGTCTAGATATCTCAAGCTCAATTTTCTATCACATTTTTTGATTGGAATCACTGGATTTTCACAGGCACAAATGAGGATGCATCCATCTTAAAAGCTGTTCACGCTTAGTAAATAAATTACATATTTGTACTCCACAACAGTTGATCATTGAGATTAAATGAACACTATAACGGGAATGGCCTGTGTTAATGCCATTAAGGTACATTTTGAACCACTCTGCGAGGTTTCAATACTTATTAAAAGCCACAACTTCCTGTTGAGACTTTTGCATTTCGCCTGTACTCAAAAAAGACACAACGACCTTCCTGAACACTGATCACACCTCGTGATATTAGCACCGTCCCATGCAAAAGGAAGTACAAAAGTAGTTGCAACTTTATTCATATACAGTATTAAAAtacaattcatatttttaaaatattttccagAGCCTTAATCatcctcttcctgctcttccatgctttaaactttaaacatcGCTTCAAACATTCACACCGTAGTAAAGGCTGAGTAATAAAATTTCAGGGCTCCAGAGGGAAGCGGAAAGTCTTGTTTCCCGTCCTGCAGTGCAGCTCTACGCAGTCCAATCGCAGCAGAAATGGTCCCTCTTCGTGGTCATCAACCACTCTCTTAGCAGTcaaacagagacacaacacaAATCAGCTGGCCAAGCCACTCACTATTGAACTCCAGTTACTGAGTTTGATAGTCAGGGGTACTGCATCATGACTCTAGAACCCCACTGTTCATTAGGACATTTACACAGCTGTTGACCAATTTACTAGATGTCTAAATTGAcaaaacagcctttttttttaaaaatgacagaGGAACAGTCAAGATGTCCCCATACCTGCATCCCCTGAAGGCACTCCCCCATCTGTCCCGTCAAGTCTCCGACACACCAGGCCAGACTCACGTGGAAAGATGGTTCCTAGAAAACACAGCAGGGAACATTACTGCTTCAGGTTAGTCGAtttaagaaaaaacattaaTACACAGTCATTCACTAACTGATGATTATTTAAACAGCATAGGAAAGACTGTACGGTGTATTTTGATGTTAAAACACACGTATCCCTTTTGCTTAAACCAACAAATCAAGACTGAGACAGAATAAATTCAAAcaagtcaaaaacaaaacaaattgtagcactctATTTGTAGTTTGTATCCATaaggttgaaatgcacttattgaaagtcgctttggataagtgtcagctaaatgacatgtcatgtaaaAGCCCTGCTCTAGACCTCAGAGGATAGTATGTGTTAATGTGTGggtgaaaatgtgtttatcaATGACCTTATAAAAAGTCTCCAGACGAAACTCCTTCATTGTTCTGTCCACTGCTTGGACCAGGTCCAACAACGGAGCATGACCAGTACACACTTCCATCCCCAGGAATGTCCTGGAGGGATCAACAGACCATAacaatatatgtacacatacgcacatgcatatatacacacataatatatatatatatatatatctcaagcatgaaaacgggtcaagggtgaaaaaggtgagaaggatattacgcctctaggggttttcaactggttttgtcccagggatcattttttgcgtaccgacgagggggggtgggaattgacaacaactaataggggacaagtcattaaatactcgtcatgcattatattgcattgcatataatgtgtgctggtcaactagtctaaaattaattttagacaAATTTTTGCGTAGTTAGTACTTAGTAGTTTTGCGtagagtgacaaatcgtaccagcgtactttgaagtcaaaatgcgtatcaggttggcaggtcagcttattgatagaacggtggaccactttaccttctgcctcgtcagtcccctcacctcctcctacctcctcaaaaacgaTAGCGTTAGCTAATAATTTTCCACcagagctttagctagctggccaacgtcgcgttctctcctgctgtgttaaatggctcaactcatcaagctgtagctaacgttagctaagtcgatgtcaacaaagctcctgggtaacttaacttagatagGCCAGAAAAAATTACaattattgaaaccatcactcaccctgttcgcagttcactgaatatgaaatcccccccccccaagaaaacTCATCGAATCAACACGATTCACGTaagtcacctattttggtttcaaaacagcAAATTTCACCAAAGGtaagggattttcatgcctgatgtagacatagaaatatatatatatatatatatatatatatataaataaatgaacaaagagaaagGGAGATGATCAAAGGCCGCCCATACCTCGTCCTCTCATCATTACAGTAGATCCTCAGTCGCCctgccaaacaaacaaacctggcAACAAGGAACACAGAAAGAACAGCATTTGCACCAATCGTAACCTTCGGATGtaatttttacatatttttaagGTGATCTACTAGGATGCCGCTGCGAACACAGCTTTGCTCACCTTGGTTTCAGATAGTTATAACTACAATATAGTTATATTTAAGAATATATTACTGTGTTTTTCCCTTGTCCAATTCTTGCCTCTTGTTTCTTTTCTAAAACTCAATGGCCGGCTAACAccggtgtatgtgtgtatgtctgtgtagGGAGGAGGCAACTGAAATACAGTCAAAATATCAGCTTTTCCTCTTGTGTACAGGTTTATTTGAGCGAACCTCTTGCAGTGCACCAGGCCGGCCCTGAGGCTACGGTTGAAGGGCTGGATCCAGTGGTGTCGGAGCACCACCGTCTGAGAGAGGCTGAGGTGGAGCTCCTCCTGCGGGGTCCAAACTGCCCCGCCGGCCCCGGCTAACGAGAGCAGCTCCTCCAATAGCTCCCCAAACTCCTCCTCGGGATGGTCTAACGTGCAGACACGAGGAGAGTAATCCAAATTGGGCAAAACATTTGGTAATTGATCGATTCATTAATTGAGTCATCAGCGGCAGTGTGTCAGTCTTACATGGTAGATAAACATAAGTGGCCCAGCTGCCTCTCTCATGCTTGAAGGAGCGGACGCGTCCGCCATGAAGAGAGCTGTCTTCAGTCGGGGAGCTCACATCCTCTGGAAACATGTCCAATAGGCAACCAGGAAGAGGCAGCCTGATGGAAACACAGCCCAATAAAGCATGATCCTTCAAAGTAACCAGTTTGAATAGATTTACCATCAATGGTTGGACGTTGTTCATTTTAGGACTTTATTAACTCGTGATCACACGCTGCAATAACAGGCATGGTGTAGTGTCTTCATATATCTGGTAAATCATGTTATACTCGGGATTCAGAAAGGAAGGGCACACACGCgccgcacacacatatatacacacctaGTTTTAGAAACCTGTTCCTCAATTTTGGGTTTCTTCCTCGCTGGGCTGACATTGTTACCACCATCTTGCTCTTGACACTTTGGAGACCCCCTTTTGTGTCGGTCGGTCGCCGCTTCACTGTCGTcctccgagctgctgctgctgtagccgaCCAACATCCTGGGACGAGTTTGTGACGTGTGCGGCGGGCATTACAATTATGACGTTAGGGCATAACGAATTGCGCCGAACGAACACAGAATAATTCACGTAGATGTTTAATTAtatcatttgttttggtttcgCCTTCCGCATTCCCCCTCAGGCAAACTTCGAACAACCGGCCTTCGTATCCTCCACGCAGTGCTTCGCTTCCGGTATAAACAGTCTGGTGTAACGGAAATATGTGTCCCATTGAAACACAGGTAGACATGGAATTATTTCCACTTTTAACATATTTGCCATTATTTGTGTGCAGTGCATAGATTTTTGTGTACTGCTAGGACTGAAAATATTCcccgaaataaaaaaaatatttaaaaaaatgcatttatacCGCAGCAAAAAAAAGGTAACAGGTTCAGGTGAAACGGGACGAAGATGCAATTCTGTCTAAAAGATAGTTTTGACTTAGAAACAGACCCATTTAATCTTTGGATCAAAATGAATTGTTCAGGTGATAAACGTTTGCACGAGTGTAACATCTAAGCCGTCATAAACGGTTCCGTATGtaagtgtgtatgcgtgtgttgCTGTAGTGTGTGTTGCGAGCCAGCCAATTAACTCATGGTTTATTCATGTTCCCGTGCGCGGGCAGGAGCTCAGAAGCTAGCCGATGGCTAGCTAGCAATTTATCACAAAATGACAACGTTTTCGCTAGCCGAGAGCATGTTATAGGATCCAAATAAACGTACACGTGAAATTAAAATACTTGTGTGAGTGATTACGGATGGGTGGGTAGCCGTGGGTAATTTTCGCCCATTTGAATGCACCGCAAACCCAATTTTCTTCCGGCCCTTAGAGCCACAGCACCCGAACAAGAGAGCATCCGAGCACCGTTTGCGGATGTGAAGAATGGACCCAGGTTAATGTTATTTGGGGGAGTAACCGGCAGCTAACCTACGGCAGACTTGCATTCCTCGGGGATACGAACAGGTTTTACTGGACGTACCAGGTGTGTACATACATAAGTGTGTCTTTACTCGCGCCACTCACTAACAAAGATGTCGCTGCAGCGGCTACTGCTAAGCTGTTATTTCCCCGTGGCGGGTCCGCTAGCGTTAGCTCTTTTCCGGTGCCCCCGCGGCTGCGTTAGCATATGGCTAGGCTAGGCTAGGTATCCTGGTTACAGTGATCTTTGCCCGCAGACGAAAACACGTTATAATCCGCCAAcgctcactttctctctttttttttaaatccgcgAATGGTTGAGCATTTAAAGATGAACACATCCGATTGTACGCTAACGTCTTGTGTCCATGTCTCTATGTTAATGAATGAGCTCTTGCTGTGCGACTCTGCATTCAGGGTGCACATCTTCAATTTGTTTACGTTTCATTGAATAGGGACGCTTTTATCGACGTCGCCCCGTGGAAACGTTACATATCATTGGTGTTTTGCGTGACTTTGTGCCTTCTGTGGTGATAGTGACTGATGTAAACACGCCGATGAGCGGAGGGGGAGAAGCAGCACCTGTTAATACTGACACACCTCTGGCGGTATTTAACTTTCAACGCCTCTTTTTACCGATGAGTTTACGCAGACAAATCATAACTCTCCTGGAGCTGGTGTGTCAAAAGGAGCAATCTGTTTCCACTTTGATCTTCTTTTGTTCCAGCCTGTTTTGTCAGTACTTTGGATCAGCTGGacacactgttgttgttgtgagaaaacatttttttgccattactgataaattgactttgcttgattccctttttctttcataCAGGCCGCAGATGACGTGAAAGACCAGGATGGTCTGAGTCTGATAGCCACGCAGCCGTGCTCATCTGCATTACGCTGAATTCTATGTCACAGCCCCTTCATCAAGCACCCACGCCAGTTCTTCTCGCCACTTGCTATAAtggagtgagtttttttttctcttctgcttttttccccccttcctaCAACACACTCTGAAGCCTTCAGCCCATTACTTAAACATACTGCAATCTCCCCATTCTCACAACAGTTGGGCCACACCAGCTGCCAAACTGAATCCCTACACCCGGGCCCGCATGTCAGAGGGCTGGCAGCAGCATGCGGCCGCTCCACCTCCGGTCGTCCACACCATCCCCCCGGGGGCAGAGAGCGCCCTCGGCTGTGCAGTGTATGGCATTGTGCTGCAGCAGGACGCCACGTCTTTGCAGCAGCAGGCCCAGCATGGGCAGCACAGCCAGCAACACGGCGGGACTCCGCAGCACGGAGGCGGGCAGCATGGTCAGCAGCAGCACCCCGCCCAGGCCCAGCAGCCCTCCCTGCAGGTAGGGGCAGAGGGAGGACACAAGTGCGGGGCCTGTGGACACGACATCTCCCACCTGGCCAACCCGCACGAGCACCAGTGCATGGTGAACCAGGACAGGTCGTTCCAGTGCACCCAGTGCATGAAGATCTTCCACCAGGCGACGGACTTGCTGGAACACCAGTGCGTTCAGGTGGAGCAGAAGCCATTTGTGTGTGGGGTGTGTAAGATGGGCTTCTCCCTGCTCACCTCCTTAGCCCATCACCACACGTCCCACAACAGCACCAACCCGATGAAGTGTTCGATATGCGAGAAGACCTACCGGCCGGGCTCCTCCGGCAACGTCACGCCCAACTCCACTAACGCCCAGCAGCCCACCAGCGACGGGGCGTCGGCGAGCAGCAGCTTGTCCATCCTGCCCTTCCCGTCGTCGCGGGACCGGCCGTACAAATGCTCCGTCTGCCAGAAGGGCTTCAGGCACCTGTCGGAACTCACACGGCACGAGCGGGtgcacacgggggagaagcccTTCAAGTGCGACACGTGCGACAAGGCCTTCAGCCAGTCGTCCCACCTGCAGCACCACCAGCGGACTCACAGCAGCGAGCGCCCGTTCAAGTGTGCCGTATGCGAGAAGAGCTTCAAGCATCGCTCCCACCTGGTGCGCCACATGTACGTGCACTCGGGCGAGCACCTGTTCAAGTGCAACCTGTGCGAGTTGCACTTCAAGGAGTCGTCCgagctcctccatcacccctgCCACCCGCAGGGCTCCCGCCCATTCCGCTGCGCGGCGTGCGGCAAGGGCTTCAAGCGGCCGTCGGACCTCCGGCAGCACGAGCGCACGCACTCGGAGGAGCGGCCCTTCCACTGCGACGAGTGCCAGATGAGCTTCAAGCAGCAGTACGCGCTGGTGCGCCACCGCCGCACGCACAAGGACCCGGGCGACCGGCCGTTCAAATGCAACTTGTGCGACAAGGGCTTCATGCAGCCCTCGCACCTCCTCTACCACCAGCACGTCCACGGCATGGACAACCTGTTCAAGTGCGCCTCGTGCCAGAAGGAGTTCAGCCAGTCGGGGGAGCTGCTCCGGCACAAGTGCGGCGAGCCGTCCAACTCGTCGCCGGACAAGCCCTACAAGTGCGACGTTTGTGGCAAGGGCTACAAGAAGAGCTCCACGCTGCAGCGTCACCAGAACTCCCACTGCCAGGAGAAGCCCCTGAAGTGCTCGCTGTGCGACcgccgcttcctctcctcctcggagTTCGTCCAGCACCGCTGCGACCCGTCGCGGGAAAAGCCGCTGAAGTGCCCCGAATGCGAGAAGCGCTTCAAGTACTCGTCGGACTTGAACCGCCACCGGCGGGtgcacacgggggagaagccgTACAAATGCGACCACTGCAACAAGGGCTTCAAGCAGCGCGAGCACATGACCAAACACCAGAACACGCACTCCAGGGAGGGCCAGTTCAAGTGCGTTTGGTGCGGCGAGCGTTTCAGCGACTTGGGCTCTTTGCAGGATCACACGGTGCAGCACACCGCCGAAGGAGGGGACTACCCGGTGCCCCAGTGCTTATAAATGCTTTTAAAGACTTTGGAACAGACAGTCGCCCCTAACCTCCTGTCCTCTTGTCCATCCGTTGTAGGCTGTTCTCATTGCCTTCAGTCACACCAGGTGAACATCACATTGTTGTTGCTTTGCTAAGCTGCCCTGAGCATTTAAGTACTGTGACCATGTCATTCCCGAGCACCCGGAGCTAcactttgccttttcttttcctgcttATTTCCGCCTCtcgttttattttaatttttctcaACCGGAGCAAGTACGTTTAAAGGTGTACTTAATGAATCCGTATCCATCTTAGCTGACTCGGACAGGGACTGTCTTTGCTGCTACAGGGGTtctttccttgtttttcttGACTCCCTCTTCATGCCTGATGACATTGCTTGTCCTGTCCCTctcttgttcttcctctcaCTTTTACTTGGTTTTGcttgctccccctcctcctgtcgCTGTCAGCGGTGGTTTTGACTAAAcccctcagacacacacgtacTCACATTCGTTAAATCAGGTTCCTCCCCTGTCTCACCCGTCAATATAgacaaatattaaagaaaatatataaatatatctactTCAAACAGATATAATGGGCATATCCCTGCATGTGCCAATGCTGCTGTTAATTTGTTTTGAATGTGTCCAATTTGGAACATTACAGTCCATCTCTCAACCTGTACatagtgtgcgtgcgtgcgtgcccgTATATATAGTCAAAGGTGTTTCTTAAAATCATGTGAGAACCGTTTTTGTATTCTTGCAATTTTCAACCACGTAAAATGTTTTTGACAGATGTCCTTATTTTTGAGTAGTTCATGTAATGATTGTATCTGTCTGTTGCAGGGAATCTCAAagagcaacgtgtgtgtgtgagaaaattcTTATTGTGTCAAACAGGGAACTTTAGACTGTAGAGAATTGCATTAGAAATGTTTACGCAGACCTGCGTcccttttttatacattttctttgtttttcattcagctGTTTTTGCAGAAAGAGCCTGTGTTCAAAGTTTCAGATTTTTAAAAGGAATACAAACAATGTTTCTCCTGTTTCGTGCTGAGCTCCACTCTGTCACAACGGGCCTTCATTGGGTTTTTCTACCGGAGTGAATGAACTCCTTCTGAATGCTATGAGATTGTAGTTGCGCTTGAGGAGCCAAGCGGACACATTGGTTCACGTGATCGTGGTTCCTTTGGGTGCCGCATTGAATACAAATGAAGGAGGCCAAGGGGACTGTagtgtttcatttttattcgGGCACTCACTTTTCGTTTTGTCTTTAGCCTTAAACActttccctttctcctcttttgCTTTCTGTCCCTGTCCGTCATCATACGAGGTCAGGTGGTCACTCTCATTGGACaccatattttttttctgaacctGGCATTGTGAAATTGAGAACAACTTAAGGAAGTACtgtttttttatgctttctcatttgtttgtattctttttGTTATTAATCTATCAATTTGTATGAAAATGTGTATTCGGAGGAGAGACCAGGGCCCCGCTGAGGAAGGGAAG
The DNA window shown above is from Gasterosteus aculeatus chromosome X, fGasAcu3.hap1.1, whole genome shotgun sequence and carries:
- the usb1 gene encoding U6 snRNA phosphodiesterase 1; translated protein: MLVGYSSSSSEDDSEAATDRHKRGSPKCQEQDGGNNVSPARKKPKIEEQVSKTRLPLPGCLLDMFPEDVSSPTEDSSLHGGRVRSFKHERGSWATYVYLPYHPEEEFGELLEELLSLAGAGGAVWTPQEELHLSLSQTVVLRHHWIQPFNRSLRAGLVHCKRFVCLAGRLRIYCNDERTRTFLGMEVCTGHAPLLDLVQAVDRTMKEFRLETFYKEPSFHVSLAWCVGDLTGQMGECLQGMQRVVDDHEEGPFLLRLDCVELHCRTGNKTFRFPLEP
- the znf319b gene encoding uncharacterized protein znf319b encodes the protein MDWATPAAKLNPYTRARMSEGWQQHAAAPPPVVHTIPPGAESALGCAVYGIVLQQDATSLQQQAQHGQHSQQHGGTPQHGGGQHGQQQHPAQAQQPSLQVGAEGGHKCGACGHDISHLANPHEHQCMVNQDRSFQCTQCMKIFHQATDLLEHQCVQVEQKPFVCGVCKMGFSLLTSLAHHHTSHNSTNPMKCSICEKTYRPGSSGNVTPNSTNAQQPTSDGASASSSLSILPFPSSRDRPYKCSVCQKGFRHLSELTRHERVHTGEKPFKCDTCDKAFSQSSHLQHHQRTHSSERPFKCAVCEKSFKHRSHLVRHMYVHSGEHLFKCNLCELHFKESSELLHHPCHPQGSRPFRCAACGKGFKRPSDLRQHERTHSEERPFHCDECQMSFKQQYALVRHRRTHKDPGDRPFKCNLCDKGFMQPSHLLYHQHVHGMDNLFKCASCQKEFSQSGELLRHKCGEPSNSSPDKPYKCDVCGKGYKKSSTLQRHQNSHCQEKPLKCSLCDRRFLSSSEFVQHRCDPSREKPLKCPECEKRFKYSSDLNRHRRVHTGEKPYKCDHCNKGFKQREHMTKHQNTHSREGQFKCVWCGERFSDLGSLQDHTVQHTAEGGDYPVPQCL